In Rahnella aquatilis CIP 78.65 = ATCC 33071, one DNA window encodes the following:
- the yfbV gene encoding terminus macrodomain insulation protein YfbV has translation MTSKPTGSVGWFQVFQRGQHYMKTWPSDKRLAPMFPENRISTATRFAVRIMPPVAVFTLTWQIALGGQLGLAVATAIFACSLPMQGLWWLGRRSLTPLPPGLLGWFHDVRNKLAESGMALAPIEGTPTYQSLADVLKRAFKQLDKTFLDDL, from the coding sequence ATGACGAGTAAGCCAACAGGCTCCGTAGGCTGGTTTCAGGTATTCCAGCGCGGGCAGCACTATATGAAGACATGGCCGTCAGATAAGCGCCTGGCTCCGATGTTTCCGGAGAACCGGATTTCTACGGCCACACGTTTCGCGGTGCGCATCATGCCGCCGGTTGCGGTTTTTACACTGACGTGGCAAATCGCGCTCGGCGGACAACTCGGACTGGCTGTCGCCACAGCAATTTTTGCCTGTAGCTTGCCGATGCAGGGACTGTGGTGGCTGGGTCGCCGTTCTCTGACGCCGTTGCCGCCGGGATTACTCGGCTGGTTCCACGATGTACGCAATAAACTCGCTGAATCCGGCATGGCGCTGGCACCGATTGAAGGCACGCCGACGTATCAGTCACTGGCTGACGTCCTTAAGCGGGCTTTCAAACAGCTGGATAAAACCTTTTTAGACGATCTGTAA